In the genome of Methanococcoides burtonii DSM 6242, the window GGTGAATTACCGCAAATATGATTTCGATGTTGCTTTTGATTTTATGCGTAATAACAGACCTGAGTGGGTTCAGGATGTCCATGTAGTTCCTGAGGATCAGGTAAAGGTCATTCTCCATCCTTCAGATCCCATTTCAGAACTCATAAAAAAGGATGAGAGGGTAAAAGCCGTCTATGAAGTATTGCATGCAGCCGGTATCCCAATTGAAAAGATGGGTGTTACCGGCTCTTTCCTTCCTGGCTTACAAAACGATATGTCCGATGTTGATTTTGTTGTATATGGCAAGGACTGGTTCAATGCAAGGGATGTCATTGCAGTTGCAAAAGCAAAGGGCGGATTCATTGAGGATATTGATGAGGATATGTGGCGTCGCATTTACAACAAACGTATCCCTGAGATATCTTTTGAAGAATTCGTTCTACACGAAAAGCGTAAGGGCAACAGGGGAATGGTCGGTGGCACATATTTTGATCTCCTTTTTGTTCGAGACTGGGATCAAATAAGTTTGCCTATCTCCCGCGGTGAAGACATCGGTACTGCAAAAATCGAGGCAATGGTAACTGATGCAGAACTGGCATTCGATAATCCTTCTATATACAATATCGATCACGATGAGATCGATCATGTCCTTTCATACACTCACACCTATGCCGGTCAGGCTCTAAAAGGGGAATTGATCGAAGCACAGGGCGTAGTTGAACAGGTAGGCGATATTAAGAGACTTGTAGTAGGAACTTCGAGGGAGCCTAAAGGCGAGTGGATAAGATCACTGACACTACTAGATCTGTAATATGGTCTTGTATCAAAAAGTGTTAGAATCGATGTTAATAAAGATGTGAAAATGTATTAAAAATAGTTATGTTAAGTGCAGCGAAATGTATGCGCACTCTATAAGTTGATCGGATGAATCAACCGCCACCAGTTGCCTGAAAAACGTCTTCTACTTTTTCCTGACCGGTTTCGGAATGCGCTTTTATAAGCTCCTTTGCTTCCTCCTTTGTAAGGACGTGTTCCTTTCCTTTGGTCGATACCTTTTCAGTGATTTGCAATGTATCGATCCTGTAGTATAATTGTGTTGTGTCAAGAAGTGCCCAGGTGCCTTCGTCATCGGTGGTGATATCCTCTATCACTCCTATGGTGTCGGTGTTAATATAGCGTACATTGCTGCCAACATTAATTGGTTTGCCATCGATATCAACGGGTTTGGGCACTTCGTTCATTTGTTCCTCGCATCAATTATTTTTTATCTCGTCTCTGAGATCACCGAGAAGAGCAACTCTTTCTGCAAATGCATTATGTCTGTGTATGCTCTCTTCATTAATCTGCTTAATGGTAACGAGTGCACTGTCAGGCACATGAGCAAATTCACTGACTATATTTTGTGCCATTGTTCTGACACAATCTTCCACGAACTTAGGGTTCTGGTGTGCTCTTTCAACTACAAGTGCTTCATCTGCGCGCTTCAGGAGCTCTACTATGCTTGAACTCATGGAACTCTCGATGATACGGATGATGGTCTCAAGGGAGACATCAACGTCACCGCTGACCTCGAGGGATATAATTCCACGTCCTCTCTGGTTGTGGGTAGCCATTGGTACTTTGTTCAGGAAGTTCATGACGGTCTCAAGACCGACTCCAAGTTCCCTTAGTGCAGTTTTTGCGTTGTCTCTCATTATTTCCTGTGCGCATGGGCATGCTGTCATGCCAACGACCTCGGCTCCAATGAGTTTCTTGACATCGATGTCCCCATCTTCAAGTCTTGTTGCGGTCGCTTCTGCAAATATATCCACTACTTCTTGACATTTCATTTTTGTAGATGGTGCTTCTCTTTTGACAACATATTCACTCTTCATACGTACTTCTGAACGAGTGGCGTATTCATGACGTCTTAGAAGGCTTTTAGCAACATCATTACAGAGTTTCTCTATCTCATAGACTGGCAGGTTGATGGCTTTTTCAAGGACTTCATCCATAGCTTCAAAGTTACGTGACAGGTTTGCACCTTTACGGTCTGAAGGTAGGTCTACAAAGATCTCAAAAGTTGAGATAAGTACAATTGGACGTTTGTCCTTTCTCTTTATCTCAACAAGCTTTTTAACTCCGGTAACACCCACGCGTGTAAGGTTTATGGGTATTTTCGGTCTGTTTGCCTGTACATCAGGAAATTGCGCAATTGGAAGTTCCATATTTATAGCCTCTAACAAGGATTAAGTAAATAATTGTATATTTAATTAAATAGTAACCAACACAAACAAATTCATTGCATGTAAATGTTTTGTTATGTTGCCATAATATATCAGGCGCGACCTCTGTAATTATTTCATATTTTGTTGTATTTAAGCCGAAGGGATAGCATATTTATGCCAAATTATTCCTCTTTATCTATAATGTCTCCAAAATCATAATCTAAAGGCAACATTAAAAGAAAACTATTTATATTTCATAAGTACAACTACCTATAACCGATATCGGGTTAGTAAGGTGATAAAATGTCTGAAACAAGAAACTTTGTGTTACGAGACGAAAAAGGCAACGAAAGCGGCGTATTCACGGGTAAACAGCCACGTCAGGCAGCTCTTAAGGTTGCTAACAGGGGCAAGGGTACCAAAAAGAAGCCAGATAATATCATGCTTCGTGAGCGCGGCACCAAAAAGATCCATGTTTTCGTGGGTTGGAAAGAAATGGTCGATGCACCAAAGAACAAACCTGACTGGATGCCTGACAAGATCAACAAGCCATTCGTCAAGAAACAGAAACCAGGCATAATCAAACTGGAAACTATCTAATATTTTCAATTATTGTAGGTTCTGATCTGAGCCTGCAAGTTCTTCTTTTTGAATTTTATTAACAATTTCTGTTGATATCTCTTTCAAGCTTTATACTGTTAACTTTTGTTCTCTAAATCAAAAAGCTTTATACGATGTATAATCTTTATTGTACCTATATGACAGGAAAAAGAGAGAATGTGTTGATCGAGGCACTTCCTTACATAAGGGAATTCCACGATTCTGTTATGGTGATCAAAGTAGGTGGACATGCAATGGTGGATCCTCAGGTAATGAGTGATATCGTCCAGGACATTGTTCTTCTGCGCTTTGTCGGTATTCATCCTGTGATCGTTCATGGTGGCGGACCGGAAATAACTGAAAAGATGGACCGAATGGGCAAAAAATCGGAATTTATAGGCGGTTTGAGGATAACTGACGATGAGACCATGGAAATTGCCAGGATGGTGCTTGTCGGAAATATCAATACCCGTATAGTTTCTCTTATAAGCAAACATGGTGGGAAAGGTGTCGGTCTTTCCGGAAAAGATGGGAATATGATATTGGCAAAGAAAAAGCCCACTCAGAAAATTCTAATCGAAGATATTGAACACGATGTTGATCTTGGTTGGGTAGGGGATACTGAGATCATCAATCCTGAGATCATCAATATTGTGACTGCAAATGGGTATATTCCAGTCATATCTCCAATTGCAATGGATTCTGAGGGGAATGCCCTGAACATCAACGCTGATACGGTTGCAGGTGATCTTGCAGATGCTCTGAATGCAAAGAAATTAATACTTATGACCGATGTGCCTGGTGTTCTCAGAGATCAGACCGATATATCAACACGCATATCACGTATAGGTGTGGACGAAGTTGAACAACTGATAGAAGATGGAGTTCTCAGTGGCGGTATGATCCCGAAGATGAGAAGTGCAAAAGCAAGTGTTGAGGGCGGTGTGGACCGTGTTCATGTTATCGATGGCAGCATATCCCATTCAGTATTGCTGGAGCTTTTCACCGATCAGGGTATTGGTACGATGGTTTATAAGGACACCAAATAAGGTGTCCCCTCATCTTTTTTTGGCTTTATCTGTCAAGTATCGGACTGCCATAGGTAAAATCATCAAGTTCGAGCACTTTTGTCCACGTCTGTTTGCAATCACATGTCAGCCCTTCAAGCACCTTTAGGTCCTGGGTACGTGAAAAAAGATGTACTGCATCTGAAACATCCCTGCTGCATATCTTGCAATTGTGAGGGCCACGTTTTGAACCTGCACCCACGGGGTCGGAAGTTATTGCCAGATTAGGATGGCGTTGTTTTGTTCGTTTAAGGATCTCAACGATACTCCAAAGCCATGGTGTTCTGTATTGGCTCCTCTGCCAGAGCTGTTCCACATACGTACCATTCTGGACATTGCATAGGTTTATCGAGATGGTCTGTGCATGAGCTGCAACATCATCGACAGTTTTGACAATGTCTTCCAATGCTTCCTTTTCGGACAGGAATGGAGGTTTTAGCAACAGATATGCTTTCATGCTCGCATCATTGTTCTTTGCCACGTTTGAGGCTGTAATATAATCCTCGAACGTGAATCCCTTATTTATGGAATTCTTCCTTATATTGTCAGAACTTGTCTCCAGCCCGATAGCAACTTCAAAAGCTGTCTTTCCAAGTGCTTCTTTACAGGCTTTCAGGGTCTCCTCTGTCACGAATTCAGGCCTGCTCTCTACAAGTACCTTAAAGATACGTTCATCGGCTGCCAGTTTGTTCAGGATGTTAGCTCTTGTTTCGGCTGTCACTTCATTTTCATCAAGGAAACTTCCTGAAGTGAATATCTTTACCATAAAACGTTCAAACTTCTCTCCCTTCCGCATGGCGTTATCGAACTGTCTTTCAAGTTCTTCTGGTTGTGGGGGTATCTTTGCACTATCATAAACAAAGCCGCACATTGTACAGCCTCCAGCCTTTCCCCACCAGCAGCCTGATGTTTTGAAGATGATGGTCAGTGTATCAACTGTCTTCCCGTCACAGTGGTCTGTGCTTCTCCATACGGCAGCAGGATAATCGTTAGATGATGGTTTTATACGCTGACGTTCGCGTATATCTAATACGGCTTTATTAAGTGACATTTACTCGAACTCGATAGTTGCAGGTGGTTTTGGTGACAGGTCGTAAAGTACTCTTGCGACTGATGCTATCTCGCCGGAGATCCTGGATTCGATCTTCATGAGGGTCTCCCAGGGCAGTTCAAGTGCTTCTGCGGTCATACCGTCCCTTGAACCGACAGCACGTACAGCAATTATCCATCCATGTACGCGTACATCTCCTTTGACGCCGGTTCCTTTTCCTATGACGGCTGCAAATGTCTGCCATGGTTTGAACTGCTCAAGAAGTTCTTCCTCTACAATTGCGTTCGCTTCACGCACGACATCTACCTTTTCCTCAGTGACCTCTCCGATTATTCTCACGGAAAGCCCAGGTCCTGGGAATGGCATTCTCTCGCATATCTCTTCAGGAAGGTCAAGTGCCCAGGCTACCTCTCGCACTTCATCTTTGTAAAGGTCATCTATAGGCTCGATTATTCCCTTGAAATCGATGTGTTCTGGTAATCCGCCTACGTTGTGGTGAGATTTGATACCGCCGTCAGACTCGATCCTGTCAGGATAGATAGTTCCCTGGATGAGATATTGTGCATTTATTTCGCGTGCTTCTTCTTCAAAGACACGAATGAATGTCTCTCCGACAACCTTTCTCTTCTCTTCAGGGTCTTTGATGCCTACAAGTGCGTCAAGGAAGCGATCCTTTGCATCTATGGTCTGCAGGTTCATGTCCGCAAAGATCTCTTTGATCCTTTCGGTCTCACCTTTTCTCATAAGACCGGTATCGATGTATATAGGAATCAGGTCATCTTTAATAGCCTGGTATGCAAGTACTGCACAGACTGAACTGTCAACACCGCCGGAAAGTGCAATTATCGTCTTTCCTTTTGCTTGTTCCTTGATTCTGTCTATAGCATTTGGTATGAATTTCTCGACTTTTACCATGAATGTGAACTCCAGTTATGATGTGATAATGATTATATTCAGTGAATTTCTTAGATATACTGTGCTTTAATATGTTTGTTGGTTTTAATAGTATCGATGGAATTTTCAATCATTTCTTTGTATAAATTAATATATTTATGTCATCATTTTAATTTTATTCATAATGTATATATATAATCAAATACCATTATTTATTAGTGGTTCATATCCGTCTGTGGGGGACGAAAAGGCAGATATGCCTGTTTTGTTTTTATTTTGTAGTGGTATATTTTGCCTTAGTGATGCTGTTCTCCGGAGATGCAGGTGAATCCGGATACTTGATCAAATGAGGTGGTACAATATGAAATTAAAATATATGGCATTATTAGTTGCCTTAATAGTAGTTATGGGAGCAGGTGCTGCATCTGCAAAATCACTGTACGTACTTTCGAACACGAACTCCGCATCAAGTCCAATACAGGCGTATGATGTCAATGTTGCAGGCATATCCTATCAGGCAACACATAATACTGGCTCTGGATGGGGTGAAGTGGGTGTTGCGATTGACAGCAATTCGGGGTATTTGTTCATTACGCATGAATCTTCAGGTCAGCTCTATCTGGTCAATGGGACTACCATGACGGCTGCCGGCACTGTTACCGCTCCTGGTGCTAGTAACTTGGCAGGTATTGTAGTCGATGAGGAAAAGCAGAGGGTCTATGCTGTGAACAGAGGTACTTCCAACCTCTATGTCTATGATTGGGATTCAAGTGCAAAAACTTTGATTGCAGTTACAGGTTCTCCTTTTACTCTGACTGGGGCAAATGCTTATGGTATTGCCCTTGATGAGGCAAACGACCTGCTCTATGTAGCTTCATATAATAACATTGTAAGATAC includes:
- the argB gene encoding acetylglutamate kinase is translated as MTGKRENVLIEALPYIREFHDSVMVIKVGGHAMVDPQVMSDIVQDIVLLRFVGIHPVIVHGGGPEITEKMDRMGKKSEFIGGLRITDDETMEIARMVLVGNINTRIVSLISKHGGKGVGLSGKDGNMILAKKKPTQKILIEDIEHDVDLGWVGDTEIINPEIINIVTANGYIPVISPIAMDSEGNALNINADTVAGDLADALNAKKLILMTDVPGVLRDQTDISTRISRIGVDEVEQLIEDGVLSGGMIPKMRSAKASVEGGVDRVHVIDGSISHSVLLELFTDQGIGTMVYKDTK
- the mptA gene encoding GTP cyclohydrolase MptA, with protein sequence MELPIAQFPDVQANRPKIPINLTRVGVTGVKKLVEIKRKDKRPIVLISTFEIFVDLPSDRKGANLSRNFEAMDEVLEKAINLPVYEIEKLCNDVAKSLLRRHEYATRSEVRMKSEYVVKREAPSTKMKCQEVVDIFAEATATRLEDGDIDVKKLIGAEVVGMTACPCAQEIMRDNAKTALRELGVGLETVMNFLNKVPMATHNQRGRGIISLEVSGDVDVSLETIIRIIESSMSSSIVELLKRADEALVVERAHQNPKFVEDCVRTMAQNIVSEFAHVPDSALVTIKQINEESIHRHNAFAERVALLGDLRDEIKNN
- a CDS encoding nucleotidyltransferase domain-containing protein; this encodes MIKARIRDFIITKDDWIFAVADYFHPEGVRCVLRYVPDENGERQLNGVNYRKYDFDVAFDFMRNNRPEWVQDVHVVPEDQVKVILHPSDPISELIKKDERVKAVYEVLHAAGIPIEKMGVTGSFLPGLQNDMSDVDFVVYGKDWFNARDVIAVAKAKGGFIEDIDEDMWRRIYNKRIPEISFEEFVLHEKRKGNRGMVGGTYFDLLFVRDWDQISLPISRGEDIGTAKIEAMVTDAELAFDNPSIYNIDHDEIDHVLSYTHTYAGQALKGELIEAQGVVEQVGDIKRLVVGTSREPKGEWIRSLTLLDL
- the guaA gene encoding glutamine-hydrolyzing GMP synthase, yielding MVKVEKFIPNAIDRIKEQAKGKTIIALSGGVDSSVCAVLAYQAIKDDLIPIYIDTGLMRKGETERIKEIFADMNLQTIDAKDRFLDALVGIKDPEEKRKVVGETFIRVFEEEAREINAQYLIQGTIYPDRIESDGGIKSHHNVGGLPEHIDFKGIIEPIDDLYKDEVREVAWALDLPEEICERMPFPGPGLSVRIIGEVTEEKVDVVREANAIVEEELLEQFKPWQTFAAVIGKGTGVKGDVRVHGWIIAVRAVGSRDGMTAEALELPWETLMKIESRISGEIASVARVLYDLSPKPPATIEFE
- a CDS encoding archaeosine biosynthesis radical SAM protein RaSEA, with translation MSLNKAVLDIRERQRIKPSSNDYPAAVWRSTDHCDGKTVDTLTIIFKTSGCWWGKAGGCTMCGFVYDSAKIPPQPEELERQFDNAMRKGEKFERFMVKIFTSGSFLDENEVTAETRANILNKLAADERIFKVLVESRPEFVTEETLKACKEALGKTAFEVAIGLETSSDNIRKNSINKGFTFEDYITASNVAKNNDASMKAYLLLKPPFLSEKEALEDIVKTVDDVAAHAQTISINLCNVQNGTYVEQLWQRSQYRTPWLWSIVEILKRTKQRHPNLAITSDPVGAGSKRGPHNCKICSRDVSDAVHLFSRTQDLKVLEGLTCDCKQTWTKVLELDDFTYGSPILDR
- a CDS encoding DUF2098 domain-containing protein, with translation MNEVPKPVDIDGKPINVGSNVRYINTDTIGVIEDITTDDEGTWALLDTTQLYYRIDTLQITEKVSTKGKEHVLTKEEAKELIKAHSETGQEKVEDVFQATGGG
- a CDS encoding non-histone chromosomal MC1 family protein, with translation MSETRNFVLRDEKGNESGVFTGKQPRQAALKVANRGKGTKKKPDNIMLRERGTKKIHVFVGWKEMVDAPKNKPDWMPDKINKPFVKKQKPGIIKLETI